In Shinella sp. XGS7, a single genomic region encodes these proteins:
- a CDS encoding Lrp/AsnC family transcriptional regulator, with protein sequence MKLDKFDIAILEALQQDARISLQALSERVGLTSSPCWTRIKRMEEAGVIEGYSVRVNAAQIGLADTVIVQVTLNDHSDAALFEFGQALEQIPEVLEAFLVSGDYDYYVRIAVADTRDYERLLRERLYKIPGIRHSKSSFVLRQLKQSQLPLRR encoded by the coding sequence ATGAAACTGGACAAATTCGATATCGCCATCCTGGAAGCGCTGCAGCAGGATGCGCGCATCAGCCTGCAGGCCCTGAGCGAGCGCGTGGGCCTGACCAGCTCGCCCTGCTGGACGCGCATCAAGCGCATGGAGGAGGCGGGGGTGATCGAGGGCTATTCGGTGCGGGTGAATGCCGCGCAGATCGGCCTGGCGGACACGGTGATCGTACAGGTGACCCTGAACGACCACTCGGACGCAGCCCTGTTCGAGTTCGGCCAGGCCCTGGAGCAGATCCCCGAGGTGCTGGAGGCTTTTCTGGTCTCGGGCGACTACGACTACTACGTGCGCATCGCCGTGGCCGACACGCGCGACTACGAACGCCTGCTGCGTGAACGGCTCTACAAGATCCCGGGTATCCGGCACAGCAAGAGCAGCTTCGTGCTGCGCCAGCTCAAGCAGAGCCAGTTGCCGCTGCGCCGCTAG